DNA sequence from the Cupriavidus oxalaticus genome:
GGCAGCTGCTGGCCGGATTTGTGCTGACGCTGCTGTCCACCGGGGCCACGCTGGTACCGCCGTACCTGACCATGCCGCTGATGGACAAGGTGCTGATTCCGTACCAGAACGGGGTGCCGATCGACTACGATCTCGTGCGCATGTACCTGGGTGGCCTGCTTGGCGCCGCGCTGGTGGCATGGAGCCTGGGGTGGGCGCGCACCTATCTGCTGGCGCGCGTATCCGAGCGCATCGGCGCAGATCTGCGCATAACGACCTACGAACACCTGCTTAAGCTGTCGCTGGAATACTTCGGCGGCAAGCGCACCGGCGACCTGATGGCCCGCATCGGCTCGGAAAGCGACCGCATCTGCGTGTTCCTGTCGCTGCACCTGCTGGACTTTGCCACCGACGTGCTGATGATCGTGATGACCGCGGTGATCCTGGTCTCGATCAACCCCTGGCTGGCGCTGGTAACGCTGGTGCCGCTGCCGTTCATCGCCTGGATGATCCATCTGGTGCGCGACCGCCTGCGGCATGGCTTCGAGAAGATCGACCGTATCTGGTCGGAGATCACCAACGTGCTGGCCGATACCATCCCCGGCATCCGCGTGGTCAAGGCCTTTGCGCAGGAAAAGCGCGAAGTGACGCGCTTCCGCGAGGCCAACAAGCATAACCTCGCCATCAACGACCGCGTCAACGCGGTATGGTCGCTGTTCACGCCGACCGTGACGCTGCTGACCGAGATCGGGCTGCTGATCGTGTGGGTGTTCGGCATCTGGCAGGTCTCGCACAGCGCCATCACGGTAGGCGTGCTGGTAGCCTTCCTGACCTATATCAGCCGCTTCTATACGCGCCTCGATTCGATGAGCCGCATCGTTTCCGTGACGCAGAAGGCCGCGGCGGGGGCCAAGCGGATCTTCGACATCCTCGACCATGTCTCGAGCGTGCCCGAGCCGGTGCGTCCGGCGAAGCTCGACAAGGTCGAAGGCGCCATCGACATGCGCGACCTCGGCTTCCGCTATGGCAACCGGGCGGTGATCCGCGGGCTGGACCTGTCGATCGCGCCGGGCGAGATGATCGGGCTGGTCGGGCACAGTGGCTCGGGCAAGAGCACGCTGGTCAACCTGATCTGCCGCTTCTACGATGTTTCCGAAGGCGCGATCCGTGTCGACGGCGTCGACATCCGCTCGCTGCCGGTGTCCGAGTACCGTCGCCATATCGGCCTGGTGCTGCAGGAGCCGTTCCTGTTCTTCGGCACCATCGCCGACAACATCGCCTATGGCAAGCCCGATGCCACGCGCGAGCAGATCATCGCCGCCGCGCGCGCCGCGCATGCGCACGAGTTCATCCTGCGCCTGCCGCACGGCTATGACTCGCTGGTAGGAGAGCGCGGCCAGGCCCTGTCGGGCGGCGAGCGCCAGCGCATCTCGATCGCGCGTGCGCTGCTGATCAACCCGCGCATCCTGATCATGGACGAGGCGACGTCATCGGTGGACACGCAGACCGAGAAGGAAATCCAGAAGGCGCTCGACAACCTGGTGCAAGGCCGCACCACCATCGCCATCGCGCACCGCCTGTCGACGCTGCGCAAGGCCGACCGGCTGGTGGTGATGGACCGCGGCAAGATCGTCGAAGTCGGCAGCCACGATGAGCTGTTGCTGCGCGAGGGCGCGTACTACAAGCTCTATCAGGCGCAGGCGCGCAACGTTGATACCGAGGATGACGACGAGCGCGAAGCCGTGACCGAACTGCCGGAGGTGGCCAATGCCCACTGACATCAAGTTGGCGGACATCGATGCCGCAGCTACAGCGACCTTCACGCTGTCGCGTAATCCGTTCGGCCGCCTGACGCTGATCCATGACGACGGCACGGTCTACGAGGGGGTGGTGCCGGTGCGGGCCTTCCCGATCTCCGCACCGCAGGGCGGCATCGGCATGATGAGCGCCGACGGACATGAGGTGGTATGGATCCCGCGGCTTGAGGCCTTGCCTGCGGCCGAGCGCAGCATGATCGAAGAAGAGCTCGCATCGCGCGAGTTCATGCCGGAGATCGAGCGCATCGTCGAGGTTTCGACGTTTGCCACGCCGAGCGTATGGACCGTGCAGACCGATCGCGGCCGCACGTCGCTCGTGCTGCGCGGGGAAGAGGCGATCCGCCGGCTGTCCGGCAACACGCTGATGGTGTCGGACAGCCATGGCATCCATTACCTGATCCGTGACCTGATGGCGCTGGACAAGCACAGCCGCAAGCTGCTGGACCGGTTCCTGTAAGAGCGCCACGCCGGCCCGGCACGCCCGGGCTGATCGGCCTAGTGCAGCATCTCGGACGAATCGTCGTCCTCGTCCCAGTCATCGTGCAGCAATGGCGCATCCGGCGCCATGTCGAAGACCATGGAGTGGTAGCGGATGCTGAACCACTCCCGGAACATGTCGAGTGTCAGGGTCTCGGGCCATACCGAGTCGTCGAACCACTCGCCCAGCATGAATTCGAAGTATTCCTGCCAGCGCTTCTCGACCCAGTGGACTGCATTGGCATGCGTATCCGCGAGTTCTTCGGGCAGCAGGAAGACGCTCTGGTCCTCGCGCACCTGTTCCAGCGTGAGGCCGGCAACCGGCTGCGGGTCAACCGCCTGGATCCAGTCCAGGAACGGCTGTTCCGGAACCAGCGCGACCATGGCGCGGTTGATGGTAAAGCGGGGATAGTCGGACATGCGGAAGGCGGAAAGGCATCAAGGGCTACGGCTGGGTATTGTAATCCCCTGCATACGCGAGGCAACGTCATGCCATCACGAATGTTTGGCGCTCGCCTTTCCCGGCTTCGGCGGACCCTACTGGTAGGTCATCGAGAACGTCGCGACGGCATTGACCAGTCCGCTCGATACCACCTGGCTTGTCTTGTAGTACCGCGCGACCATCGGAATGCTTATCGACTGGTTATCGCTGCTTGTCTTGATGCCGGCGTCCATTACCGCGCCGAGGGTGACCGGTGATCCGCCTTGCAGTATCTGCACGCCCACGCCAGTCGCCATTCCGCTCCCGCTTCCGTTCGCGAGCACGCCGGGAGCATTGGCAGGATCGGCCGGCCCGTCGATGCTGTAGTGGAGGTTGATGTTCGCATCGCATACCAGAGGGATCGTGAACGCCGTGGCGCCCTGCGTCGAACCGACCGTGGCGAGGCTCTGCGCGCTGGTGGTCGGTAGCTTGACGACGATATTGCTGTTGGTCACGCGGCAGCTGGCGGTTTTCACGTTGATCTGCGTGCTGGTGAAGAACGTCGAGACTGCGATGACGCCGCCGTACACGGCTGTCGCGGTCGGGTTCTGGAATGAGATGACGCCGGGGCTGGTCGCGCCCGTCTTGATGAATTGCGCGCGATAGAGCGCGGGCGGCAGGTAGACGCCGTTGAGGTAGGGCAAGGTGAACTGCGCGCGCGGCCAGTTCTGGATCATGGCCTGGTTGATATCGCCCGGCCTATCGGCAATCGCATTGGACCAAGCAATCTTGATGCCGACGCCTGGGACGCCCGTTTCATACACGCCAGCGATTCCGGTTGGTGTCATCGGCGCTGCATATCCATAGCTCCACGGCTCGTATGGGGTGCATTGGATGTAGGCAGAGTTGGTGCCGACCCAACCGGTGTCATAGATGATTGTGCCGACCGGCAGGTCCTTGGGAATCTCGAGGCTTGCGGGGAAGCTCATCGTCGAGGTGACACCGGTTCCGGTGCAGGCGCGGGCGGGGCCGGCGGAAACGATCAGCAACGACAGGCAGGCGAGCATACAGAGCAATTGGCGCATGACAGGCAAACAGGATGGTCGGTGCGACGATTCTATGAGCCATGTCTTGCCGCCCGCGTCTGATTTTTCCGAGCATGCCGGGGGAAATGTCTAGGACTGCAGCAGGAAACAAAAAACCCGTGAGGACGCTGGTCATCACGGGTTTCCCGGGCTTCGGAGATGGACGCCTCCGAAGTGTTTGACTGGTGGAGCCGGCGGGAATCGAACCCGCGTCCGCAAGCCCTCCACAGAGAGTTCTACATACTTAGTTCTGTCATTTGATTTAACCGGCGCATCGCGGACGAACACGCTCTACGACGGCGAGTCACTAGGTTTTCGTCCCCGGACCCGTGACACTTCCGGAGCTTATCTGACGTAAATGACCTCGCTGGTCTTGCGACCCTAGCCCGTCAGCGAGCCAGTGCGAGGACGGCGGCCCTTAGGCTGCCAGTGCGTAACGTTCGTCGTTAGCAGTTATTGCATTCCCATTGATTAACGAGGTGACGGGTCCTCGGTATGCCCTCCACTGCTTTGTAACCCACGTCGAAACCAGGTCGGCCCCAGTGAGAAGAAGCTGGATTGTACCCGGTTGGACGGAAAGTGTCTCGGTGAGTTCCACGCCGGCCAGCTGTGCGCCGGCCGCCACATCGCTAGCTGCCGGCCCCTGGCACCAGCAGGGGGATCAGTTCGGCCGGATGGCGCACCAGGTGGTCGGCGCCCCAGGCCTCCGGCGGCTCGCCGTCGCCGCAGTAGCCGTAGGCGGCTGTAACCGTCATCATGCCGGCGGCCTTGCCCGCCTGGATGTCGCGCAGGTCGTCGCCGACGTATACGCAGCGGCGCGGATCGACGCCCGCGCTCGCCGCGGCGTGCAGCAGCGGGGCAGGATGGGGCTTGGCGTGGGCCGTGGTGTCGCCGCTGACCACGGCACTGGCGCGCGGCGCCAGCCCGATGGCGGCGACCAGCGGCACCGTGAAGCGCGCGATCTTGTTGGTGACGATGCCCCAGGGGATGCCGGCCGCTTCCAGCGCCGACAGGACCTGCGGCATGCCGTCGAACAGGCGCGTGTGGACGGCGATGTCGGCTTCGTAGTAGTCGAGAAAGATATCCCGCAGCGCCGGAAACTCGGCGTCGTCCGGCACCAGGCCGAAAGCCGCGCCGAGCAGGCCGCGCGCGCCATGCGAGGCCACGGGGCGCAGCTTCTCATATGCCACCGGCTGGCGGCCGCGCTCGATCACGAGCCGGTTGGCGGCGGCGGCCAGGTCGGGGGCCGTGTCCGCCAGCGTGCCGTCCAGGTCAAAGAAGACGCCTGCGATGCCCCCGCTCATGCCGCCACCCGGCGGAAC
Encoded proteins:
- the gph gene encoding phosphoglycolate phosphatase (PGP is an essential enzyme in the glycolate salvage pathway in higher organisms (photorespiration in plants). Phosphoglycolate results from the oxidase activity of RubisCO in the Calvin cycle when concentrations of carbon dioxide are low relative to oxygen. This enzyme is a member of the Haloacid Dehalogenase (HAD) superfamily of aspartate-nucleophile hydrolase enzymes (PF00702).), which gives rise to MSGGIAGVFFDLDGTLADTAPDLAAAANRLVIERGRQPVAYEKLRPVASHGARGLLGAAFGLVPDDAEFPALRDIFLDYYEADIAVHTRLFDGMPQVLSALEAAGIPWGIVTNKIARFTVPLVAAIGLAPRASAVVSGDTTAHAKPHPAPLLHAAASAGVDPRRCVYVGDDLRDIQAGKAAGMMTVTAAYGYCGDGEPPEAWGADHLVRHPAELIPLLVPGAGS
- a CDS encoding cyanophycin metabolism-associated DUF1854 family protein, producing the protein MPTDIKLADIDAAATATFTLSRNPFGRLTLIHDDGTVYEGVVPVRAFPISAPQGGIGMMSADGHEVVWIPRLEALPAAERSMIEEELASREFMPEIERIVEVSTFATPSVWTVQTDRGRTSLVLRGEEAIRRLSGNTLMVSDSHGIHYLIRDLMALDKHSRKLLDRFL
- a CDS encoding cyanophycin metabolism-associated ABC transporter, with protein sequence MTQSSLPAPNTPAADEPWRADSGTWLRSGENVLAGLVLDLDARLHFTQGWLAVTDQRIVARAPGEKNVREWKISAELRLSHTDHAGVGTLELSGPGGRLASWRYTLGYNPAALRLADQFETRRDAASAADAGKSGDVVCPTCKAPLPPDEEECPQCNRELETPPSTWALLRLWRFARPYRWQLLAGFVLTLLSTGATLVPPYLTMPLMDKVLIPYQNGVPIDYDLVRMYLGGLLGAALVAWSLGWARTYLLARVSERIGADLRITTYEHLLKLSLEYFGGKRTGDLMARIGSESDRICVFLSLHLLDFATDVLMIVMTAVILVSINPWLALVTLVPLPFIAWMIHLVRDRLRHGFEKIDRIWSEITNVLADTIPGIRVVKAFAQEKREVTRFREANKHNLAINDRVNAVWSLFTPTVTLLTEIGLLIVWVFGIWQVSHSAITVGVLVAFLTYISRFYTRLDSMSRIVSVTQKAAAGAKRIFDILDHVSSVPEPVRPAKLDKVEGAIDMRDLGFRYGNRAVIRGLDLSIAPGEMIGLVGHSGSGKSTLVNLICRFYDVSEGAIRVDGVDIRSLPVSEYRRHIGLVLQEPFLFFGTIADNIAYGKPDATREQIIAAARAAHAHEFILRLPHGYDSLVGERGQALSGGERQRISIARALLINPRILIMDEATSSVDTQTEKEIQKALDNLVQGRTTIAIAHRLSTLRKADRLVVMDRGKIVEVGSHDELLLREGAYYKLYQAQARNVDTEDDDEREAVTELPEVANAH
- a CDS encoding fimbrial protein; amino-acid sequence: MRQLLCMLACLSLLIVSAGPARACTGTGVTSTMSFPASLEIPKDLPVGTIIYDTGWVGTNSAYIQCTPYEPWSYGYAAPMTPTGIAGVYETGVPGVGIKIAWSNAIADRPGDINQAMIQNWPRAQFTLPYLNGVYLPPALYRAQFIKTGATSPGVISFQNPTATAVYGGVIAVSTFFTSTQINVKTASCRVTNSNIVVKLPTTSAQSLATVGSTQGATAFTIPLVCDANINLHYSIDGPADPANAPGVLANGSGSGMATGVGVQILQGGSPVTLGAVMDAGIKTSSDNQSISIPMVARYYKTSQVVSSGLVNAVATFSMTYQ